The sequence TGCTACCCACCACCATCTCCCCGATGGGTCAGCAAGGAAAGTAGTCACTTGGGCACTGTTAACAGCCGGTGCTCCAAGCATAATCTAACAGCAGTGCACAACACCCTCTCCTTTACAAAGAGAAAGGTGGCGTGAAGAACGGCTAGTTATGCTGCTAGTATCTTGCAAAGGTAGTTTAAAAGCCTTGTCCCACCTACCTTTCTTGTTCCACTGGAAGAATCCCTGCAAGAAGAAAGCATTTATAGTATTTTCAGTTATAGTATTATTCATGTTAGTAAGTAGATCTCAACCTACGTAGCCAGGAGTTTCAGGAGATGGCAACACCCAAACACTAACTTTTTGAGTGTTTCAATATACTTATTCATTTATTGTATTCATTGCACAATTAATGATTGTGTATGTCCCCTGAATTTTTTCCCCTGTGGGTCATTGGCCCTGGATAGAAAAAAGATTTCCCACCCCTGGCTTATTAAATGCTAGAACCTGCATTTGAGACAACATGGAACATTCTTTCAGGTTTGTTGATCATTATCTGGGAAGCTTACATAGATGAACATTTAAGAATATAATAAGAAACAATGGTAACAAGTATGGGGTTCACAGCTTCCTTAAAATCACAACCATGCCCTCAATCCAAGATGCATTAGCAAGTCAAGACCCTCTACTATTGCCCTGTATAGATGAGACACAAATTCTATAAAACACATTTTGTGGAAATTCAGGTCCAACAACTTGAGCTTTTTGAAACAGAAGTTTTTGAAACCCAACATCAATGAAGTCAGCTTGAATGACACATGAACATAATTTCCTGTTTTTTAGCTGCAAAAAAGCTGTGTACCCACTAGTAGCTGGCCCACACATAGTTCAGTCTGTTTTTCCAGTGTGTGGGTCGTCACTCCTCTGGGACTGATGAGAGAATCAGGGTTGCAGGTCCCATTAAATACCTTAGGCTGAAAAGAAAGCAGCACTAGGAGAGGAGGTGTTAGGGTCTTATATGGGCTTGAATCAGCACAGGTGGATGTTGGAATCTCGGTGGGTGAGGAAAGAGGGTCTCAATGATTGTTTAAAGAAGCATAGGCAGGCCCTAATGAGGTTTCTAGAGTTTGATCTAGTAACATTATCTAGGGACAATATTTTataaagtttgagaaacactgccataCTTCATTTATTATAGTGCAAGAACACATCCACATAGTTTTCCCTTTTTGAGTATGAATCACAGTAGATCAGGTATCAGCCCGCTCCATGCCCCACCAGTGAACAAGTTAATTAGTTTTTTTGAAAGAGGCACTACTTGCAAAGCGCCTCAAAGATTTCCAGAGTCCTCTTAATCTCCCGGATTTGTTTAGCGAGGGTATGGACAGGTTGCATGGAGCGGTCCAACTCCTCGCACCTTGCCATCAGAGTGTACATCCCTTTGATGCTCATGTCCACAGATTCACCCAAGCTGTCTACAGCATCCCGGTAAGTCTGGATGTACCCAACGCTGAGGGCTGTCATGTTCTGGATAGCGCTGTTCAAGGCTCTTAGCATCTGGTCCACCTTCTGTGCCACATCCCTAGTGAGCCTTTCCAGATCCCTAATCACCTGCGGGTCAATGGGAGGTATATCTGCAGTTTTGCCCCTAACAGACAACTGCGACGACACTGATGATGAGGAGGTGGGTTCTGTGTCATCCAGACTGCCCCTGGAGCTCATCTTGATCTTCATCTGCAGGTTGTTGGCCACAAAGTGTGTCAGGTCCCCGTCATGGCTCACTGTCCCTTCTAGCTCCAAAGCGCTGGATATGGTAGCCCTCCTACCTTCCTGAGCCTTGGATGCTCCATACACTTGGCTTATCCCATCCAGGCTATGACTGTCCAACAAACGGCCTCCAGCCATCCTTTCGCGGGCTGCCACCCTCAGCCTCCTGGATTCTTCCCCAGCCACAGATGACGACGACGAGGACGTTGGGGTCTGTATATGCACCTGAGCCATTATATGCTGTCCCTCCATTATGCAATATAGCAAGAACTAGGATGCGACAAGTATAAATCAAGATGCAGACGCTGAAGGAGAAGCTTCGGAGGAGACAAAAAAAGACACCAGAGACAACGCGCAAGAGGGATTCAAGTTGCCCATTTCCTGCATCTGACCACCAGGTGACCGGTCGGCGCCTCTAATGGGCGGAGAATCCTCAAGGAAGAGGCGGAAGATGAGAGTAGGTTCGCTAGGGAGAACAAATGGGAGATTCTCATTGGTGCGTCTCACGTTCTTTAAGAGGAATAGCCAGTCAACGTGAAGCAAGAGGCGTATATCGGGCGCTCTATGCTCGGTCAAGCTCTTCTGCCGGAAGAAGTCTGACGCAAGATAGCGTTCTCGATTTGCCAGGGGAAAGGAAGGTTGGTATCAAGATTCACCAGTCAAAAAATTGGGAAGTGTTAAAGGCTCCCGCAGGGCGGTAAATGTCATCCTACTCTGTTGTAGCGGCTTGTCAGACCGAAATGCCAGTATTTTCAAAACTGAAGCTTAGAGATAACAAAACCTGCATTTCCAAAGgcaatatgtatttttaatttactgacgtaggctgcaatcctaatctcaAATtagctgggagtaaaccccattgaattcaatacaATTTACTTCAGAGTTGACGTGGTTAGGCGTGTGTTCTTACTCCTGGCGGGATTTTTATGGGTtcgtgttttttttacaaaattggACCCCACCGACAAATTTTGAAGTGTCTGTACACCAGTTCTTCTTTGTGTTGAAGGACAGAAGGTATGAAAACAAACTTCCCCTGAACTATATGTGGAGCTGTCATTTTCAGGACGAATAAATACTCTAAAACAGTAACTTGGAACCTCAGGACCATTATCCAAATAAGTACACCACCTCCTTTCTGATCTGCAAATTGTCCCCACATTTGTCCCATTGTGTTCTTAATAGGACCAAAGGAACAAGAGCCATCCACTCCTATTCCAAGTAGAACGGCAGAGAAGACCAGCCTGACCTAAGCTTGACAAAAGGACTTGCTTTTAGCTCACCACTTTGTTTTGTCTTTGAAAAACTGctttccctcctttccctcctgctcccttctttgtgtgtcctTTGTctttttagattgcaagcctgaTGGCAGGACACCTCTCTTACTCTTAACTGATGCAAGTCACTATGTGAGACAATGGGttttatccaactaagttctattcagagtagacccatcgaaatgaatgaacctaatcATCATGTTTCTTAGTGCAATGGGTCTATTAACGGACTAGCTTTGACTGCAACTCATTAATTATCTGAAAAATTGGATAGAAACACTAAATACATAATCGGTCAGATGTAAGTAGGCGGGGGATGCCTTTTCATGAGATTTCCCCCAAGGAAGGTGAAAGTAACTTGGGAAACTGGAAGATGTTATTTTCCTTCAAAACAGGACGATTTAATAGCATATCGTATTGCTACATTTCCTAGGCAGGTGCTGATGAGGACTGTAGATAAGGAGGTGTGTGTAAGAAAACAATGCTTAAAGAATAGTTCCTAGCCTTGAGAATTGAATCTGTTAATCCTGATACACAGTTCCTTTTTTCCCATCCACTTTCCTTTGCAGTGTATCTACTAGATACTTTGGAAAGTTGTTCATTTGTTGTTTAAGTGAAGTAACTGCTTATGTAAACATCACTAAATTGTGGTCTTGAGTTATTGCACTGTTATGCAAATACAGTTCTAGCTTTCA comes from Podarcis raffonei isolate rPodRaf1 chromosome 13, rPodRaf1.pri, whole genome shotgun sequence and encodes:
- the LOC128400917 gene encoding BLOC-1-related complex subunit 6-like — its product is MEGQHIMAQVHIQTPTSSSSSSVAGEESRRLRVAARERMAGGRLLDSHSLDGISQVYGASKAQEGRRATISSALELEGTVSHDGDLTHFVANNLQMKIKMSSRGSLDDTEPTSSSSVSSQLSVRGKTADIPPIDPQVIRDLERLTRDVAQKVDQMLRALNSAIQNMTALSVGYIQTYRDAVDSLGESVDMSIKGMYTLMARCEELDRSMQPVHTLAKQIREIKRTLEIFEALCK